In the genome of Raphanus sativus cultivar WK10039 chromosome 4, ASM80110v3, whole genome shotgun sequence, one region contains:
- the LOC108848903 gene encoding uncharacterized protein LOC108848903, with the protein MKKYGLQIRAPAQKKQPIIPRRASIFDEDEDEGDVEKEISRQASKAKSLKEIEEQHKKALEEDPSAFAYDEVYDDIKHKAVVPKLQDRQDRKPKYVHHLMKKAEQRNKEQEIVYERKLAKEREKDEHLYSGKEKFVTGAYKKKLEEQKKWLAEERLREIREAKDDVTKKKDLSDFYFNIDKNVAFGARGKEEEEAEKLEEQRKAEKLKEELRKEEKKKAESPEKQVLRESQDIGPSRKRSMEPQEEEEEEQDASEKKIGSDVREEKDASTKEEAKEAPKAAIVNNKKSEDAIAAARERFLARKKAKIEE; encoded by the exons ATGAAGAAGTACGGATTGCAAATCAGGGCTCCGGCTCAGAAGAAGCAGCCAATAATACCTCGCCGCGCTTCGATTTTCGATGAAGACGAAGACGAAGGTGATGTCGAGAAGGAGATCTCTCGTCAAGCTTCAAAGGCCAAATCTCTTAAAGAA ATTGAGGAGCAGCATAAGAAAGCGTTGGAGGAGGATCCTTCTGCTTTTGCATACGATGAAGTTTACGACGACATTAAACACAAAGCCGTCGTTCCTAAACTGCAAGATCGTCAAGATCGCAAG CCAAAGTATGTGCATCATTTGATGAAGAAGGCGGAACAGAGAAACAAGGAACAAGAGATTGTTTACGAGAGGAAGCTCGCCAAGGAGAGGGAGAAGGACGAGCATCTTTACTCCGGTAAAGAGAAGTTTGTAACGGGCGCGTATAAGAAGAAGCTAGAGGAGCAAAAGAAGTGGCTTGCTGAAGAAAGGCTCCGTGAGATTCGTGAGGCAAAAGATGAT GTTACAAAGAAGAAGGACTTGAGTGACTTCTACTTCAACATTGATAAAAACGTTGCGTTTGGAGCTCGAGgtaaggaagaggaagaggcaGAGAAGCTGGAGGAACAAAGAAAGGCTGAGAAGCTGAAGGAGGAGCTgaggaaagaagagaagaagaaagcagagTCGCCGGAGAAGCAAGTGTTGCGTGAATCTCAAGATATTGGACCAAGCCGTAAGAGAAGTATGGAAccccaagaagaagaagaagaggagcaaGATGCATCTGAGAAGAAGATTGGTTCAGATGTTAGAGAAGAGAAAGACGCATCAACGAAAGAGGAAGCAAAAGAAGCTCCCAAGGCCGCCATTGTCAACAACAAGAAAAGCGAGGATGCGATTGCTGCTGCTAGAGAACGGTTTTTGGCTCGGAAGAAGGCAAAGATTGAAGAATAG